Within the Bacteroidota bacterium genome, the region CCCGGAACACCCGGCTGCACCACCAGAAACTGTCGACAGAAACGGCCCCGCTCTAGTCCGGCCGCGATCTGAAGCCGCCACAGCGAGTCCCGGTAGGCGAACTCTAGCCCCTGCATGCGGCGCTGGCGAACCTGAAGCGGAGGCTTCATCTGCGCCTCGATATCGCCTAAAGCCAATCGCAGGCGCGCGCCCTCTACGGCCAAAAAAACCCGATCCCACTGCCGAAGCGGTTGCGCGGCACCCTCGGGCAATAGCGGTGCGCTCTGATCCGATAGCAGGCCGCGTATCTGCAAACCAGGGGCTAGCTCCCCTGACAGCTCCACGCGCAAAGCTGAGCTCATCACCGGATCCTGCCCCGATCCCATCAGGACCCCCCGATGCAGATTTCCCTGAAGCCTTACGGCGCCTGAAGCCACTCTGGGCTCCTGAGAAGCCCTCATCACCGGATCCGGTTTGAGCGTCCAGAGGCTATCCAAAGCCAACTGCAGGGTATCGGGAAAGGCCCGTTTTGCGCTGTCTGGAGGGACCTGTTGGGCCTGAACGGGGCTAATCGGTCCGAACAGGAGCAATCCCAGCGTCGCGCCGATGCGACGTCCTCGCTTCCAAAAAGCTTCCGAGCATCCGCAGGCCCTCATCGATGGGGCGGCGATGCGATCAGTTCCAGGGCCTTGCGGCCGATGTCGCGCCGATAGCACATGCCGGAAAAGCGCACGACCTGCGCCGCCGCGTAGGCCCGCTCAAGGGCCTCGGCCAGCGTCCCGCCAAGCCCGGTAAGCCCCAGCACCCGGCCGCCAGCCGTAAGGAGTGCGCCTGAGGCGTCCTGACGCGTGCCGGCATGGAAGACGAGCACGCCCTCCGGCACCTGATCTAATCCCGAGATGGGGAAGCCCGTCTGATACGGACCGGGATATCCGGATGAGGCGAGCACCACGCAGGCAGCATAACCGGCTTCCTGTTCCAGCGCTATTCCCTCTGGCAGGTGCTCCTCCAACATAAGCTCCGGATTGCGCCACAAGGGGAGCACCACCTGGGCTTCTGGGTCACCTAGCCGGCAGTTGTACTCGATCACGTAGGGCCCCTCGTCTGTGAGCATAAGGCCTACGTAGAGAAAGCCCGTATACGGGGTCCCCTGAGCGGCCATGCCTGCGAGCGTGGGCTCCAGGATGCGCTCTCGAATGCACGCCATGGCGGCCTCGTCAACGAGCGGTGTCGGCGCGTAGGCGCCCATGCCGCCTGTGTTGGGACCGGTGTCGCCCTCGCCTATGCGCTTATGATCCTGAGCCGGAAGCAGCAGCCCATAGCGCTCACCATCGACGAGGGCGAATACGGAGGCCTCCTGTCCCCGTAGAAAGCGTTCGATTACGACTCGCCTGCCCGCCTGACCGAAAAGCTCCCCCCGGAGCATGCGCGTGAGCACCTGTTCCGCCTCTTGGATCGAATCCGTAATGATGACCCCCTTGCCGCCGGCTAGGCCATCGGCCTTCAGCACGTAAGGGCCCGGAAAGGTGCGCAAGAACCGACAAGCCTCGGCGATCGTTCCTTCATCGAAGACCCCAAACGGGGCCGTGGGGATCTGCCATCGCCGCATAAAGGCCTTGGCAAAGGCCTTGCTGCCCTCTAAACGGGCGGCGGCCGCGCTAGGCCCCACCAGACGAAGGGATTGGCCGTGAAAGGCGTCCGCGATCCCGTTTACCAACGGAGCCTCTGGTCCTACGACGGTGCAGTCGATGCCCTCTTGACGGGCGAAGGCCAAAAGCCCCGCTATGTCCTCGGCCGATATGGGCACGTTTTGCGCAAGCTGCGCCGTTCCCGGATTACCGGGGGCGCAGTACAGCCGAAGGCCCGGGATGCGAGAAAGCGCCCACACCAGGGCGTGTTCACGACCACCGGAACCGATTACGAGCACCTTCATAGAGGTTTGGCTAAACCTGGGCGGTCAGGGCCTGCGTGACCTTTTGCGCGGCCTCTTCAAGCTCGGTAGCGGGGATCAGGTTAAGCCCGGATTCGGCCAGCATGCGCCGCGCCAAGTCCGCGTTCGTGCCCTGCAGGCGCACGATGAGCGGCACGCGCACGTCGACCTTGCGCGCGGCCTCTATAATGCCGGCGGCCACGCGATCGCAGCGCACAATACCCCCGAAAATGTTCACCAGGATCGCCTTGACGTGGGGATCGCTTAAGATGATGCGAAAGCCGGCTTCAACGGTTTCTGGGCTTGCTCCCCCTCCTACGTCTAGGAAGTTAGCCGGCTCCCCGCCCGCGAGCTTGATGATGTCCATCGTAGCCATGGCCAGGCCGGCCCCGTTGACCATGCAGCCCACGTTGCCGTCAAGCCTGACGTAGTTTAGCCCATAACGGGAGGCTTCGACCTCCAGAGGATCCTCCTCGTTGAGGTCCCGCAGCTCCGCGTAGTCGGGATGACGAAAGAGCGCGTTATCATCAAAGCTGATCTTGGCATCCAAGGCCAGCACCCGTCCATCCCGGGTGAGCACAAGCGGGTTGATCTCAGCCAAAGAGCAGTCGAGCTCCTCATAGGCCCGATAAAGCGCCTCGATCATGCGCACCACCTGCGCAAACTGCTCACCGGCCGTAAAGCCCAGGCCGAAGGCTAGTTTGCGGGCCTGGAACGGGGCCAGCCCAACTGCGGGGTCGATCCACTCTTTGAGGATCTTCTCTGGCGCCTGGCGGGCGACCTCCTCGATTTCGACCCCGCCTTCTGGAGAGGCCATAAGAACGTTTTGGCTTCGGGAACGATCGAGGGTGATGCCCAGATAATACTCGCGCTCTATATCCAGGGCCTCGGCGATGAAGAGCCGTCGCACGATCCGACCCTCGGGGCCGGTCTGCGGGGTGATCAACCGCGCCCCAAGCAGCGCCTGAGCCTTTTGGCGCACCTCTTCGAGGCTGCGGGCAAGCTTAATGCCGCCTGCTTTGCCGCGGCCGCCGGCATGGATTTGGGCCTTAACGACCCATGCCGAAACCCCTCGCTCTCGCTCTAAGCGCTGAGCGGCCTCTAGGGCCTCTTCTACGCTGAAGGCCACGTAGCCGTCCTGTACGGCTACACCGTAACGCTTAAGCAGCTCCTTGGCCTGATATTCGTGGATCTTCATGAGCGCCTGCTCTCCGCTTCTGGGACCGGAGCGAACATACGAAGGGCCGAAAAGTCCGGGCAACCGGGCGACAGCAGAACCGAAAGCCTCGTCGGCGTGTTTATGGGCTGGCCGTTGCGAACCCGGGATCGTGTATGCAAGTGCGCTTAGCGGGCGTGACCAAGTCTTACCCGATGGGCCGTACCTCGGTGCGCGCTCTACGCGGGGTGGATCTGGAGATCCATCCCGGCCAGTTTGTGTTGCTTGTCGGCCGAAGCGGCTCCGGTAAGTCCACTTTGCTTCATCTCATCGCCGCTATGGACCGGCCTAGTGCGGGAACGATCGCGGTCGGACCCTGGCAGCTGGATCGGCTCACGGCAAAGGAGCAGGCCTCATATCGACGTCAGACGGTCGGGATGATCTTTCAGGGCTTTCATCTTATTCCCACTATGACGGCCCGCGAGAACGTCGAACTTCCGCTTCTGTTGGCGGGCTGGTCCAAAAGGGAACGCCTTCGGAGGGCCGATGCGCTTTTGGAGCTGGTGGGGCTGCGAGAGCGAAGCGCCCATCGGCCAACGGAGCTCTCCGGCGGAGAACAGCAGCGCGTCGCGATCGCCCGCGCCTTGGCGCTCAATCCCCCTCTGTTGCTGGCCGATGAGCCCACGGGCAACTTGGATTCTCACACGGCAGCCGAAGTGCTTCAAATGCTGGCCCGCGTTCACCGAGAGGAAGGCAAAACCGTCATACTCGTTACGCACGATGTAGCCGAGGCCCAACCCTTCGCGCAACGCCTTGTCCGACTGCAAGACGGAGCGGTGATCGAAGATGTCTCCCTTTGACCTTGTGCGGCTCGCCTTGCTGGGGCTTGCCCGAAATCGCGCGCGCACCCTCATGACCCTGCTTGGGGTATCCGTAGGGGCCATGGCCCTGTTGACGTTGCTTGCTTACGGATCGGGGCTTCGCCGAAACGCCCGCGCCCAGTTTGAGGCCCTGGAGCTATACAACACGCTTCGCGTGACCTCGCAACCGAGCCCTTTTGATACACCGGAGGACTTTCTGTATCGCTCCTTGGAGTCGGACTCCGATTCCAATCGGCCCGTAGTCCCCTTGACCGACTCGCTTGCGGCCGTCTTGAGCCGTATTCCCGGGGTGTTGGCCGTCTATCCGGAAGTACAATTTCCGGTTCGGCTCCAGGCCAACGGCCGGGAGATAGCCGGCGGCGTCGAGGCCGTTCCGCTTGCCTTCGCTCGGTTGCCCAGCTATCGGCCCCGATGGGGCGGTTTCTTCACGGGTCCCGCCGACACGGCGATCCTCATCTCCGCCTCCATGGCCGAACGCCTGGGCTTTGCTCGGCCTGAAGAGGCCATCGGAAAGCGCGTGCGCATGCTCACGGCCACCCTGGACTGGGGGGCCTTGCAGCGCGCCCTCTGGGGTGGATTGGGGTTCTTTAGCGGGGAGCTACCTATTCGCATCGTCTCTTACTCCGTGCGCATTCGAGGCGTCTGGGATGCCGCAGGACAGCCCATAGCGGGGGTTTTTCGGGTCGTCATGCCCTTGGAGGTGGCCCGAGGGATGCAGAAGCTTACGTTCTTTTCCACCGTGGATCTGTTGCTTCGTCGGGCCGGCGCTTCGGGCTACAGCGCCCTGCGCGTGCAGCTGGCCGACATGCGAGCCCATGACGCGGTGCGTCGGGCCATCGCCTCCCATGGGGTGTACGTGAGCAGCTTCCGAGAGCAGTTTGCCGAGCTCGACAGGCTCTTCTGGCTTGTGGACCTGGCGCTTTTCGTGATAGGCGCCATCGCCCTTCTGGTGGCCAGCTTGGGTATCGCCAACACGATGAGCATGAACGTGCTGGAGCGCTTTCGGGAGATCGGCATGCTGAAGGCCCTCGGGGCTTACGAAAGCGACATCCAGCGGCTCTTTCTGCTGGAAAGCGCTCTTCTGGGGCTCTTAGGCGGTCTGGTGGGTTGGCTTTTGGGATGGGCTATTGCGGAGGTTATCAACGCCCTGGCCAATTACTACCTGGGTCGACACGGAATACCGTATGTGGAGTTTTTCCACATTACGCCGCAGATGCTTCTGGGGGTCGCGCTGCTGACCCTTTTGGTGGGGCTTGTTGCGGGCTGGTGGCCCGCTCGGCGAGCCGGCCGTGTGGATGTGCTCGTAGCGTTGCGCCACGTCTGAAGATCACAGGCAGGCCAGGACGTCCTGCAAGATCCGGAGGGCGGTCGTAAGCTCCTCTTCGCTGATGATCAGCGGCGGAGCAATGCGCAGTACGTTATCCGTATGCAGCGTGCCCCCGATGATCAACCCCGCCTGCAGAGCCTTGCGCACCGCCCTGCGGGCGCCTTCTTGATCCCTGAGAACGATGCCCAGAAGCGCCCCTCGGCCGCGGATCTCCTGTACAGCCGGATGCGACTCAAGAAACCGACGCGTGGTCTGCTCAATCCAACGCGCGCGCTCCCATAGGCGCTCCTCGATAAGCACCTGAAGGGCCGCTAGCCCCGCGGCGCAGCTTACGGGGTGACCTCCGAAGGTCGTGATGTGCGATAGCGGGGGATCATGGGCTAGCGTCCACATAAGCTCCCGATCCGCAACGAAGGCCCCCAAGGGCATGCCGCCTCCAAGGGCCTTCGCCAAACACAGGATGTCGGGGATCACCCCGTAATGCTCGTAGGCGAATAACGTTCCCGTTCGACCCAGACCGGTTTGGATTTCATCGAAAATCAACAGCGCCCCTACCTCATCGCAGCGTTCCCGGACCGCTTTTAGCCATTCGGGATCAAGCGCACGCATGCCGGCTTCCGCCTGGATCGGTTCCGCAATAACGGCTGCCACGGATCGGTCTATCTGAGTTAGGTCCTTGAAGTTGTTTGGTTGTATTGTTTTCGATTGCAATAACGGTTTAAAGGGGACCCGATACCGCTCCCAGCCGCATACCGAAAGCGCTCCCAACGTGTCCCCGTGATAGGCCCCCTCCAGGCAGACCCACAGCGCGCGCCCGGTGCGCTTGCGCGCCAACTTCAGCGCCCCCTCTACGGCCTCCGCCCCGGAATTCGTAAAGTAGACGCAGTTTAGACGCTCCGCCAAATGCGCAGCCAGCGTAGAGGCTAAACGCACCTGGCTTTCTATGATAAACTCCCCGTAAACCATCACATGCAGGTGTCGGGCTAGCTGCCGCTCGATCGCCTCCAGCACCCGAGGATGCCGATGCCCCAGGGTCGAAACCGAGATGCCCGCAATCAGATCGATAAAGCGTCGGCCATCGGTCGTTTGTATCCATACGCCCTCAGCGCATTCTACCTCCAAACCCATCGGCTCCGGGCTGGTCTGCGCAAGGTGCTTGGAGAATTGTTTTTGTAGTGCCATAACGGATTTTGAGAAGCCCATAACCCCCTTTACGCCGATCCCGTCGGCAAGGCAAACCAAAACCGCGAACCCCGGCCCGGCTCGCTGTGGACCTCTATGCGCGATCCATGGGCCTCGACGATCTTCTTGGCGATGCTCAACCCAAGGCCGGTGCCGCCCTCCCTGCGGGAACGGGCCCGATCAACCCGGTAAAACCGATCGAAAATGCGCGGCACATGCTCCGCCGGTATTCCCCGACCCGTATCCTCAACCTCAACGAGCACCCGATCGCCCTTCGGAATAAGCCGCACCCAAATATGCCCCCGATCCGTATACGCCACCGCGTTCTCTACCAAGTTTACCAGGACCTGCTGCAATCGAGCCCGGTCTCCGCGTACGAAGGTAGACGGGTTCTCGTAATGCAGCTGAAGCCCCTTCTCCTGGGCCCGAGCCAGTACGGTCTCCGCCGCCTCGCGCACAAGCTCCTGAAAATCGAAGACCTCCCAGTGCAGCACGTCCTCACGGTATTCAAGGCGGGAAATCTCAATCAGGTCCGAAAACAACCGATTGAGCCGCTCTACGTTCCGAAGCGCCCTTTGCGCGAACTCCCGGCGCTGCTCCGGGCTGAGTTGACCCGATCCCAAGGCCTCCACGTATCCCTGCAGGGCAAACAGGGGGTTTTTGACCTCGTGTGAGACATTGCCCAAGAACTCGTTTTGCAGCTGAGCCAGCCGCCGAAGCTCCTGAATTTGGGCGCGCAGCCGTTCGGCCATCCGGTTGACGTCCTCAGCCAGATCTCCTAACTCCGTGCGCTGCCGGACCACGATGCGATGGTCCAGGTCTCCCTCCGCGATCGTGCGAGCCCCCCGGGCGATCTGCCGAATGGGCTTCGTGATGCGGCTAGAGACGATCCAACTGGCCAGGGCCGCTAGCAGAATGGAGAATAGCATACCGGAGTAAATGACCCAGCGCATCTGCCGGATCGGCTCGCTCATCTCTCGCTCCGGTATCCCGATGCGCACAATCCAGCCTCCTTCTGGAGCGCGCAGCGCCACGTAAAGCATTCGGCCCCAGCCCAGCTCATCGCGCCAAGCATGAGCTGAGCCGGTTAAACGCAGCGCACGCACCTCGGGGGCTTGAAAAAACCCGGAATCCCGCAGCACATGGTTTCGATACACGTCAAGCCAGATCGACTCGCCGCGGGCGATCGTGACGTGGCGGTCCAGCTGTAAGCTGAACATCCTGAATTGCTCCGGTGCCGGCGGCCCAGAGGGGCTCCGGGCCAGCTCCGAAATCACCCAAGCCGCCTCCTGTTGGAGCCTTCGCAGGGTCTGCTGCGTGATGTTGTTCCGCAGCACCAGGATCGCATAGGACCCCGTCATGAGGACCCCTAGCCCCACAAGGGCTAGAAAGGTGAGCGTAATACGGGCCCGCAGGCCAAGCCGCCACCTCATTGGAGCTCCGCGGGGTCTACGAATCGGTATCCCACTCCGCGCACGGTCTGGATGCAAGGGGCGTACGGTCCGAGTTTTTCCCGGATGTTCTTTATATGGGCGTCGACGGTGCGATCCGTCACCATCACGGCCCCCTCTTGCCAGATCTGCTCCAGAAGGGCTTCGCGGCTGTGTGCGATCCGCGGATGGCGCATAAGATGGGCTAGCAAGCGAAACTCCGTATGCGTTAGAGGCAAAGCCTGACCTCGAAGCGAGGCCCGCAGCTCCTTCAGGTGAAGCTCC harbors:
- the purD gene encoding phosphoribosylamine--glycine ligase; this encodes MKVLVIGSGGREHALVWALSRIPGLRLYCAPGNPGTAQLAQNVPISAEDIAGLLAFARQEGIDCTVVGPEAPLVNGIADAFHGQSLRLVGPSAAAARLEGSKAFAKAFMRRWQIPTAPFGVFDEGTIAEACRFLRTFPGPYVLKADGLAGGKGVIITDSIQEAEQVLTRMLRGELFGQAGRRVVIERFLRGQEASVFALVDGERYGLLLPAQDHKRIGEGDTGPNTGGMGAYAPTPLVDEAAMACIRERILEPTLAGMAAQGTPYTGFLYVGLMLTDEGPYVIEYNCRLGDPEAQVVLPLWRNPELMLEEHLPEGIALEQEAGYAACVVLASSGYPGPYQTGFPISGLDQVPEGVLVFHAGTRQDASGALLTAGGRVLGLTGLGGTLAEALERAYAAAQVVRFSGMCYRRDIGRKALELIASPPHR
- the sucC gene encoding ADP-forming succinate--CoA ligase subunit beta, coding for MKIHEYQAKELLKRYGVAVQDGYVAFSVEEALEAAQRLERERGVSAWVVKAQIHAGGRGKAGGIKLARSLEEVRQKAQALLGARLITPQTGPEGRIVRRLFIAEALDIEREYYLGITLDRSRSQNVLMASPEGGVEIEEVARQAPEKILKEWIDPAVGLAPFQARKLAFGLGFTAGEQFAQVVRMIEALYRAYEELDCSLAEINPLVLTRDGRVLALDAKISFDDNALFRHPDYAELRDLNEEDPLEVEASRYGLNYVRLDGNVGCMVNGAGLAMATMDIIKLAGGEPANFLDVGGGASPETVEAGFRIILSDPHVKAILVNIFGGIVRCDRVAAGIIEAARKVDVRVPLIVRLQGTNADLARRMLAESGLNLIPATELEEAAQKVTQALTAQV
- a CDS encoding ABC transporter ATP-binding protein → MTKSYPMGRTSVRALRGVDLEIHPGQFVLLVGRSGSGKSTLLHLIAAMDRPSAGTIAVGPWQLDRLTAKEQASYRRQTVGMIFQGFHLIPTMTARENVELPLLLAGWSKRERLRRADALLELVGLRERSAHRPTELSGGEQQRVAIARALALNPPLLLADEPTGNLDSHTAAEVLQMLARVHREEGKTVILVTHDVAEAQPFAQRLVRLQDGAVIEDVSL
- a CDS encoding ABC transporter permease, giving the protein MSPFDLVRLALLGLARNRARTLMTLLGVSVGAMALLTLLAYGSGLRRNARAQFEALELYNTLRVTSQPSPFDTPEDFLYRSLESDSDSNRPVVPLTDSLAAVLSRIPGVLAVYPEVQFPVRLQANGREIAGGVEAVPLAFARLPSYRPRWGGFFTGPADTAILISASMAERLGFARPEEAIGKRVRMLTATLDWGALQRALWGGLGFFSGELPIRIVSYSVRIRGVWDAAGQPIAGVFRVVMPLEVARGMQKLTFFSTVDLLLRRAGASGYSALRVQLADMRAHDAVRRAIASHGVYVSSFREQFAELDRLFWLVDLALFVIGAIALLVASLGIANTMSMNVLERFREIGMLKALGAYESDIQRLFLLESALLGLLGGLVGWLLGWAIAEVINALANYYLGRHGIPYVEFFHITPQMLLGVALLTLLVGLVAGWWPARRAGRVDVLVALRHV
- a CDS encoding aspartate aminotransferase family protein, whose translation is MGLEVECAEGVWIQTTDGRRFIDLIAGISVSTLGHRHPRVLEAIERQLARHLHVMVYGEFIIESQVRLASTLAAHLAERLNCVYFTNSGAEAVEGALKLARKRTGRALWVCLEGAYHGDTLGALSVCGWERYRVPFKPLLQSKTIQPNNFKDLTQIDRSVAAVIAEPIQAEAGMRALDPEWLKAVRERCDEVGALLIFDEIQTGLGRTGTLFAYEHYGVIPDILCLAKALGGGMPLGAFVADRELMWTLAHDPPLSHITTFGGHPVSCAAGLAALQVLIEERLWERARWIEQTTRRFLESHPAVQEIRGRGALLGIVLRDQEGARRAVRKALQAGLIIGGTLHTDNVLRIAPPLIISEEELTTALRILQDVLACL
- a CDS encoding HAMP domain-containing histidine kinase — protein: MRWRLGLRARITLTFLALVGLGVLMTGSYAILVLRNNITQQTLRRLQQEAAWVISELARSPSGPPAPEQFRMFSLQLDRHVTIARGESIWLDVYRNHVLRDSGFFQAPEVRALRLTGSAHAWRDELGWGRMLYVALRAPEGGWIVRIGIPEREMSEPIRQMRWVIYSGMLFSILLAALASWIVSSRITKPIRQIARGARTIAEGDLDHRIVVRQRTELGDLAEDVNRMAERLRAQIQELRRLAQLQNEFLGNVSHEVKNPLFALQGYVEALGSGQLSPEQRREFAQRALRNVERLNRLFSDLIEISRLEYREDVLHWEVFDFQELVREAAETVLARAQEKGLQLHYENPSTFVRGDRARLQQVLVNLVENAVAYTDRGHIWVRLIPKGDRVLVEVEDTGRGIPAEHVPRIFDRFYRVDRARSRREGGTGLGLSIAKKIVEAHGSRIEVHSEPGRGSRFWFALPTGSA